The genomic interval GGCCTTTGTCAAACCAAGTAGGGACTTTGAAACTGCTGAGGTCTGTATAAGATAATCTCATTTGCTTCTAAAtgggaaaatttttttcctacaaatttCTACTGcatattaaaagtaaattttggAAGAACTTTTCAGTAAATGACCGTGAGGTACAAAcaacactgagaaaaagaaaatggtcaCATAGGGAAAGCCCAGAGCAGAATTAGCTCTCAGGTCTGACAGTGACCTTCAACACTGAAAAAGGTACATAAATGTACATAAACCCACTGTGCCTCTTACTGTAGAGCCACAAAGCCCAGGGATCTGAGGGGTCATTGTGTTAGGCAACATAAAATCAGTAAGCAGAAAGTGCATCCCCACACTAAGCTGTTAATATCTGTGTAAGTAAATACATTACTAAACACAAAATTCTTTTATGAGGCTGATGCTCACAACAGAGAAGCCTCAATTGCCACTACAGTCAAAAAAGCTGCAGGGGTTCAACAGACACTGATGAAAACTGGAGACACATCTGGGAACCTACAAATATTTAGCAACAACTCTCAAGAACAGGAAGAtcaggaagcaggagcagattTGTATTTACAAGGAGCATATGCTGGACATAAATCTATTCCATTTCAGGGTACCTGTATAATGTGGGAAGAGGCTGCTTGGTCTTTTGGCCTGTCAATTCCATTTTAGGGTACCTGTATAACGTGGGAAAAGGCTGCTTCGTCTTTTGGCCTGTCAGCATCTCCTGGCAGATGAGATTGTTCCTCAGCTGACTCAGCCACATGGCTGTCCCTCTTTTAGCTTGACTTCTGGATCATAGGTGGTGACCAGAAGGATAAGAAATATTCAAGATGAGCTCTGAATGTACCTGTAAGTCCCGAAAATGCTCTGAACttcaaaattacatttgaagtttaaaataatcaaaCCACCTCTTAAAATCacacttgcctttttttttcttcttgaatgcATCATATGGACTACAGACTGACTCTGCAGAACAAATTAGAACACACAAGGCCCTTCCCATGACAATTTCTAGATGATGAGTTCCCAGTGAATAAATTATGATCTTCTTAGCTCCCAAGTAGCCCTGCAGAACAGAATTTCATCTCATGCCAGTTACTCTGGGGCTCAAAGCAATGTCATTTTCTCTGCATGACACCACTGTCCTCTGTCATGACAGatcccaccccagtgccactgaCAAGTTCGCTCAGCACAGTCCCAATCTCCATCCCATGGTCACCCCAGATGCAAGTGCTCAGTGGAATCTGAAGAAATTATCACATTTCTGAGTGCTCCCCAACACCCCAGCTACTCATTAATGATACCACTGCCCACCCAGGCCTTCCAGTGCAGGAGTGAGGTCTGAGAGCAGCACCAAGGGAGGCTTTGGATAGTCTGTACCAGGAATAATGtgtccagcagcaccagggagtGGGTGCTGTGAGCCACACCTCGAGTGCGGTGCTCAGCTCTggcccctcagttcaggaaggGCATTGAGGTGCTGGGTTGTGTCCAGacaagggcagtggagctggggaaggggctggagcacaggtctgaagaggagcagctgagggagctggggggctcAGCCTAGAGAAAAGGAGGTTAAAGGGGATCTTTTCACTCTCTGCAAGTCCCTGACAGGAGATTGTAACCAGGTGGGTGTCGGGCTcctctcccaggcaaccagcgACAAGATCCTAAACTGTGACAGGAGAGGCTTGGATTGCACATTGGGAAGAATCTCTTCATAGGAAGAGTGCCTGAACATTGGGGCTGCCCGGGGAGGCggtggagtcaccgtccctggagcTGTTTAAGGAAagcctggaggtggcactcagtgccataGTCAGGTGACAAGGGGGCGTTTGGTTACAGGCTGGACTGGATGGTCCCAGCGGTCTCTCCCAACGCGATCGACTCTGCGACCCCGTGCCCCGGCAGCCCCGCCAGGCCGGCTCGGCTCGGGCCGCGCTGCCAACGCCGGCCCGCGCTCCGCccgcccggcccccccccccccccccccccccccccccccccccccccccccccccccccccccccccccccccccccccccccccccccccccccccccccccccccccccccccccccccccccccccccccccccccccccccccccccccccccccccccccccccccccccccccccccccccccccccccccccccccccccccccccccccccccccccccccccccccccccccccccccccccccccccccccccccccccccccccccccccccccccccccccccccccccccccccccccccccccccccccccccccccccccccccccccccccccccccccccccccccccccccccccccccccccccccccccccccccccccccccccccggcggggggCGTGCGGTGAGCGGGGGCGCCGGGGGCTCCGGGACGCGGCCCGTTCGGAGCTCGGTGACCGTAACGCCGCTGTGTTTCCCGGGTTTTGCAGCACCATCGTCCTGAACAACCCGCGGCGGCGGAACGCGCTGTCGCTGCCCATGCTGCAGAGCCTGCGGCGGGACCTGCTGCACGACGTTAAGAGCCGGGAGCTGCGCGTCATCGTCATCGCGGGTAGCGCGGCACGGCCGGGCGGGCAGGGCTCACCCGGGAGCGCGGAGCCCAGACCCAGACCCAGACCCCGACCCAAACCCAAACTCTACTGGGAACTGCCGGAACCGGGGCGGGGAGGGACCTGTGTGCTTCCTAAGGCTCCCGCGGTCTGCCGCGGCTGTCATTGCTCAGCAGACCCCCCTGACACGCTCTTCCTGTACACTCACCCCAGCTTCCCCTCTCCTATACTTTATTCATCATTCCTAACTCAACATTAACGACTGactggggttttgttttggttttaaccAACATGTCCAAGCATGAACACCTTTCAAAATGTCAGCATTTCAGTCGGGGTATGAGATGTTTACACTCGGCATTTAGGGTTAATAAGTTTTCATATTGTATGTAAAGAATACTTTATACAGaacaaaagccaaaccaaaaaaaaagttctaaaagTAAAGCATTGACATTCCCACACAGGGGTTTTGTGCAGGAGCGGGCAAAGGTAGGATGGCGCTCGTTTGCGCTGTTGACAGGTATAGACTGTAGTAAAAAACAGGGTTTCTGCAAATCAagtgctctgcttccctgctctgagccaggatCATCCTCGTCGTTGCCAATGGTTTGTCagagctattttaaaaacactccAGTGAAGGAGAGACAGCAATATCAATACCACAGACACCCATGACCCATGGAAGTAAAACAGTCTCTCTCAGAGCCTGTTACAGTTTCATTCCGTTTACATATTAAGCTGTAAAGTTCTTGAACATAATGAAACTTGAGCCGTACTTAAGCCATCTTTTTTAGCTCTTCTATTTTAAGATAACCTTCTTCTGCCCTCCTTCCAAACATCTCAGATAAATCGGTTTATTAATTTAGGATCATGCTGTTTCCAATACATAGGGGGAAACTCTGTGTGTTAGGGCACACACACGAGAGTGGAAGAGAGGTGATTTCACAGAGGTGAGTTTAAATATACATATTCCTCATTTCAAGAAGCAgttaaaaattctgtgaaacaCTGAAGGCTCTCCTTTGGGAGTACAGTGCTCTGGGAGTTTGTGAGCACaattgtgtttggtttttttagaaaTTGCATGTTCCTGTTTATTTCTAATTCCCCTGCTGAATAAAACGCAAAAGATGGAATTTCAAGGTACTGAAAGATTCCTCAGAGAATGCTTTGGGCTTTTAACACAGAATTTGCAGCGGATTCTTCAGTGAGGTTCAAATGCAGATGTTATCAATCTCCAGATATATACTGCCAACCCCATGAGTTGACTGACAATTGTGTGGTTATTTCTGGATAGATTGTATCTCAATAATCTGATTCATAAGAAACAAATCTATAGGTAGGGTTTGGTCTGCACAGGTGTAGCTGGAAATGTCACATCCACACAAATATCTGAGAAGTTCTGAAGGATTGGAAAGCATCACATTGGTTCATTCTAATTGGAGGTAGTTGCATGACAAAGGAAAACCATTGTAAAGATAGGGTACCTGTAAACAGTGTTTTGATCTTAGCAAATCCAAAGTTTAGTTCCTCAGAAGCCTCCTCTTTTGCTGCCCAAACCCTGAACGTGCTTTGGGGGTTCTCTAGATGACAGTTTAGTAGTGGAGAAGACACTCTGACAAACCTTCTGGTTCTCCTGTagcagaaaaacaatttttttcttttttttttcattgtgacCTTCAACAccatgacagaaaaaatattgatgtttATTTAGCAAAAGTTAATAATTAATTCTGGGTTCAGCAAATAGGGACTGAGTATATTTATCAGTCTGACAGCAGAGCACTCCAGCCTCGCTCCAGCTGCTAAGTTTGTGTTGTACAAGGAGCAGTTTTGAACATCCTTACACAAGACTGGGCTCAGAGGTGTGAAGTGCATTCTTTCTAACTGAATTAAGTGCAATGTAAGTAAAATGAGACCTTGAAAAGTGATGATGCATGTTACTGTGCTTAAATGTTGCAGTGCAGCAATTTAAGGTTATCACAAAACCCTGGAAGCAATATTTTGGAATTCTGTTCAAAACTCCCTGCCCAAACTCCTTTTTGAACATTGACAGGTCATTGACATCCCTTTACCTGGGACATTGATATGCTGCAACTCCTGATTTCTTTATTAATTCAGACTGActtttcctgaaattctttGCAGCTGAAGGACCTGTATTTTGTTCTGGCCATGATTTAAAAGAACTGTCAAGTGAAGATGATGTGAAGCATCATTCCCAAGTGTATGCTGCAACTCCTGATTTCTTTATTAATTCAGACTGActtttcctgaaattctttGCAGCTGAAGGACCTGTATTTTGTTCTGGCCATGATTTAAAAGAACTGTCAAGTGAAGATGATGTGAAGCATCATTCCCAAGTGTTTGAATTATGTGCAGAGGTAAGCAGTTCTTCTTGCCATGCCTCTGCCTTTGCCTGAAGCATCATTCCCAAGTGTTTGAATTATGTGCAGAGGTAAGCAGTTCTTGCCATGCCTCTGCCTTTGCTTGGTGTTAAGAGCAAGCTTTGGTTAAGGAGGGACAGCATTGGTCATCTGCTTTCCAAAGCACAGATAATTCCTTCAGATTCCTTGGTTTTTGCTGCTCTGTTATTTTAATGCCTGATCCTGGTGAAATTATGTTCCCCCTGGATTTCTCTACAAGTAAATATAGAAGGGCTAGAATGTGCATGTCTCCAACAATGGGCACTGTCAGGGTATGTTCCTTAGTTTAGCCAGTGTTCCTTGCAAATGAGTATTTGGGCAACATCTTTTCTAGAAGTCTAGGGATAACCACCTTCAAATCACTTGTGATCAAATGTTCCTTCCCAGCATTTATTTAGCTAAAAGTTCAGGATCAGCTTAAACATCAAGTAGACAATGTGAAAGTAAGATCTGACTCACTGCATGTACAAGTTCTTGTTAAAGAGACAGGTTAGGGAGGTGGGGAATTTAAAGTAAATCCTGGAGCCTTTGGAGAGAATGGCAAAATCCTCTTTGATAGTGGTGGAGCTAGAATTTGACCCCTAATCCTCCTCAGTGTGACAACAGTGAGTAGTTTGAAACCTTTTGTTCTAGTTCCTCCAGTACTAATGATCTCCAAGGCATTGCCCTGCCCATATTTAAGGAATGCTGAAAAAGCCATATATGAAAGATACAGGCCCTTCATCATCATTCCATCAGAAAGGAGCCAAGATCCAAcggtttggggctttttttggcaAATAGAGAGGAAGGTACTTCAATGGCTTCCAAAACAGGATGTGTCTTTCTGAATTTCCATACTGACCATTGTCTTTTATGCATGCAGGTTATGACTTTAATCCAGAAACTTCCAGTGCCAGTGATTGCCAAAGTAAACGGCTTGGCTACagcagctggctgccagctcgTGGCAAGCTGTGACATcgcagtggcaagtgagaaatCTCAGTTTGCTACACCTGGAGTAAACATTGGGCTGTTCTGCTCCACACCAGCTGTGGCCTTGGGCAGATCTCTTCCAAGAAAGGTCAGCTTCCTTTCCAGATATTCCtcataattttgcaaaaatttgGTGGCCGTGTTAGGAGTTTCAGTTCCATTGCCTGAAGTTTATTTTCATGCAGTGCAACattcaaaatactttatttcaaaaGGCATTTCCATAACTCTTTGGactgggaaaaataataaagggtGAACTCTTGTTCAGGAAAGGAAGCTTCCTACTGATGTGACTCCAACCAGCACGAGTTCGTCCTGGCAGCCCACAAATTCAGCAATCCCTTTCCTTTCCGACAGACAGCTCAGGGCTTTAGCCAATGATGTTCTCCCCTGAGGAGGAAACCCCTGCAAGTTCAGGATACCAATCCCACCGAGGCATCAATTCTTGCCAGGCAATGACATTTCACTGCCAGCAGGATCTGCCTGGCTGTAGATCAAGATGCTTTAAATAGCATCTAAAACCCTCCTATActgtctttctgttttatttcctactGATTGTGGCTGCACATCTCTCACTGCATAAAAAATAGTACAATCTGTAAAGCCAATTGGATTCATGCAGGCAGACGGTCcaagcccagcagggctctgctgggatgcagTGACTGAACTGCACACATCCCATTGCTGGATAAGAGCTTCAGCTTGAAATTTCCCATCTGCAGGGACATCC from Ficedula albicollis isolate OC2 chromosome 1A, FicAlb1.5, whole genome shotgun sequence carries:
- the ECHDC3 gene encoding enoyl-CoA hydratase domain-containing protein 3, mitochondrial, which encodes MLQSLRRDLLHDVKSRELRVIVIAAEGPVFCSGHDLKELSSEDDVKHHSQVFELCAEVMTLIQKLPVPVIAKVNGLATAAGCQLVASCDIAVASEKSQFATPGVNIGLFCSTPAVALGRSLPRKVALEMLFTGEPLSAHEALMHGLVSKVVPEDKLEEETMKISQKICESSKSVLALGKATFYRQITQDLDTAYKITTKVMVDNLTLRDGQEGIEAFVQKRKPVWSHSQEKK